One Rosa chinensis cultivar Old Blush chromosome 5, RchiOBHm-V2, whole genome shotgun sequence genomic region harbors:
- the LOC112202289 gene encoding phosphatidylinositol:ceramide inositolphosphotransferase 3 isoform X2: MPFYFAREAPKLWRKICNESSTEASLLAGNWKFVLAGLICQYLHGLAVHGVHYLHRPGPILQDAGFFLLPELGQDKTYLSETLFAVVFFSFILWTFHPFVFQSKKIYTVLIWCRVLAYLAVSQFLRIITFYATQLPGPNYHCREGSELARLPPPKSALAVLLINFPRGVMYGCGDLIFSSHMIFTLVFVRTFQKYGTRRCIKQFAWLVSVILSVLIIASRKHYTVDVVVAWYTVNLVVSFVDQKLPELPDRSLGSTSPPLLPTSTKDRDSKNREELEKFRNGNSSDISTRV; encoded by the exons ATGCCGTTTTACTTTGCTCGTGAGGCTCCTAAG TTGTGGAGGAAAATATGCAACGAGTCGTCAACTGAAGCTTCGCTTCTTGCTGGGAATTGGAAGTTTGTTCTTGCTGGTCTCATTTGTCAG TATCTTCATGGACTGGCTGTGCACGGAGTTCATTATCTACATCGGCCAGGACCAATACTTCAGGATGCTGGCTTCTTTTTACTCCCG GAACTTGGACAAGACAAAACTTATCTGAGTGAGACTCTGTTTGCTgttgtatttttttcttttatcttg TGGACATTTCACCCGTTTGTTTTTCAGAGCAAAAAAATCTATACAGTTCTGATATGGTGCAGGGTACTTGCTTATTTAGCT GTGTCTCAGTTTCTCCGGATCATCACCTTCTACGCTACTCAGCTTCCTGGTCCAAACTATCATTGCCGCGAG GGCTCAGAACTTGCCAGGCTGCCCCCTCCAAAGAGTGCACTTGCAGTGCTCTTAATCAACT TTCCCCGAGGTGTTATGTATGGCTGTGGTGATTTGATTTTTTCATCACACATGATTTTCACTTTAGTATTTGTGCGCACATTTCAGAAATATGGAACAAGGAG GTGCATCAAGCAGTTTGCTTGGTTGGTTTCTGTGATTCTAAGTGTCTTGATTATAGCATCTCGTAAACATTACACCGTTGATGTTGTTGTTGCCTG GTACACTGTAAATTTGGTAGTTTCCTTTGTCGACCAAAAATTGCCAG AATTGCCTGATCGTTCCTTGGGTTCTACATCTCCACCGCTACTACCAACGAGTACCAAGGATAGGGACagcaaaaacagagaagagcTTGAAAAATTCCGGAATGGAAATTCTTCTGACATCAGCACACGGGTCTGA
- the LOC112202289 gene encoding phosphatidylinositol:ceramide inositolphosphotransferase 3 isoform X1 — MPFYFAREAPKLWRKICNESSTEASLLAGNWKFVLAGLICQYLHGLAVHGVHYLHRPGPILQDAGFFLLPWTFHPFVFQSKKIYTVLIWCRVLAYLAVSQFLRIITFYATQLPGPNYHCREGSELARLPPPKSALAVLLINFPRGVMYGCGDLIFSSHMIFTLVFVRTFQKYGTRRCIKQFAWLVSVILSVLIIASRKHYTVDVVVAWYTVNLVVSFVDQKLPELPDRSLGSTSPPLLPTSTKDRDSKNREELEKFRNGNSSDISTRV, encoded by the exons ATGCCGTTTTACTTTGCTCGTGAGGCTCCTAAG TTGTGGAGGAAAATATGCAACGAGTCGTCAACTGAAGCTTCGCTTCTTGCTGGGAATTGGAAGTTTGTTCTTGCTGGTCTCATTTGTCAG TATCTTCATGGACTGGCTGTGCACGGAGTTCATTATCTACATCGGCCAGGACCAATACTTCAGGATGCTGGCTTCTTTTTACTCCCG TGGACATTTCACCCGTTTGTTTTTCAGAGCAAAAAAATCTATACAGTTCTGATATGGTGCAGGGTACTTGCTTATTTAGCT GTGTCTCAGTTTCTCCGGATCATCACCTTCTACGCTACTCAGCTTCCTGGTCCAAACTATCATTGCCGCGAG GGCTCAGAACTTGCCAGGCTGCCCCCTCCAAAGAGTGCACTTGCAGTGCTCTTAATCAACT TTCCCCGAGGTGTTATGTATGGCTGTGGTGATTTGATTTTTTCATCACACATGATTTTCACTTTAGTATTTGTGCGCACATTTCAGAAATATGGAACAAGGAG GTGCATCAAGCAGTTTGCTTGGTTGGTTTCTGTGATTCTAAGTGTCTTGATTATAGCATCTCGTAAACATTACACCGTTGATGTTGTTGTTGCCTG GTACACTGTAAATTTGGTAGTTTCCTTTGTCGACCAAAAATTGCCAG AATTGCCTGATCGTTCCTTGGGTTCTACATCTCCACCGCTACTACCAACGAGTACCAAGGATAGGGACagcaaaaacagagaagagcTTGAAAAATTCCGGAATGGAAATTCTTCTGACATCAGCACACGGGTCTGA